From a single Dysidea avara chromosome 14, odDysAvar1.4, whole genome shotgun sequence genomic region:
- the LOC136244159 gene encoding integrator complex subunit 8-like yields the protein MNTLLERGMEDPPLPKYELAVTWYELILSPEKFNLHLKKLSEDDRVEPTVYQLMSTFLEKAGVVEGQAPSTDITPNRRTICIQYALIFGSFSQWNLQGIQQRLLPAVQYSLLRELKELYPLTIKESTKQNELPNIEYVTLRSQDDSAIASNILYSLWLLQFVTCSQSNQGGGLPSDNASFASAEQIMAIANSAAWDCVNFLRDFIMLEQDMCLSHVPLPSPVAGICCKEVSEIDKYIVKDLVIPKAQIHCEAWYTVGVYYFQQEEFAEAVYAFEKAKDCYELSSDPKWFSSDELNGFLLACNSLLTDSSTNTKVTMAHDNVLFQMEQLKHSNQYQDIPPILLKDNVSKELPISYRQSVEHELEELLEKQKCDEPSAKKRKLESEANLNSVYWQVCACNALRTTINATPLPQHHWKILRQGSNKNYQFLCEGLAYILKHSNNVVECKLLKQFVRILCTSVGPSSSLLKLLRSSTSPISITGLKKLQPDDHVFTVSKGLSLPDDMLSYHTADEAKLIQAAELERKISSAVTYKAVLQAVTSYYEFVPEQQHDTLAARWTGVGFGLATSDQINSPAVQTKCNVLIHRALQARNAEECNKAMEFYTATLWVLGQKSNAILPKTKAMKEPYLHEQILTMEIKHAMQQSRSSANAERHARLIDKTKAYYTQSKTDEKLNSYTIQLATAFLLNNNEFSFLKSSEPSSSVSKPIDMPLIASRLADAVLRIKEREDLRKPVRDLFETISGVFIPSPGNTESRTDTLEKHINLRSHFAVFVDALKESTCLSLLLSAFGRLWKLMSKTQEDLTSEFPNHWPTAISSNTPEKYTVFAKSYFQRIMQQSLQKHPGQALWHVTRGDYFFATSDYATALKCYILAGAVASLFFEKDVSATVWSQQTYQRMIECCQQLYYRTYALILTQCLQPVDYESAFKIMKSSSSDDATETCFCYIWDVTILEYLIHTLHKNGEFHKRALAVKVAGQPDININNDTELLEHAIKIRKRNFFRVLFMQFL from the exons ATGAATACTCTGTTGGAGCGAGGTATGGAGGATCCTCCATTGCCGAAGTACGAGCTAGCAGTGACTTGGTATGAATTAATTCTCAGTCCAGAGAAATTTAATTTACATCTTAAAAAGCTCAGCGAAGATGACAGGG TGGAGCCTACAGTATACCAGCTAATGTCTACATTTTTAGAAAAGGCTGGAGTAGTAGAAGGACAG GCCCCCAGTACTGATATCACTCCTAATAGAAGAACGATATGCATACAGTATGCACTAATTTTTGGATCCTTTTCTCAATGGAACTTGCAAGGAATACAGCAACG GCTACTACCAGCCGTGCAGTACTCACTGTTAAGGGAACTAAAGGAATTATATCCACTGACAATCAAGGAGTCGACTAAACAGAATGAATTG CCAAACATAGAATATGTTACACTAAGAAGTCAAGATGACAGTGCTATTGCCtccaatatattatacagtTTGTG GTTGTTGCAGTTTGTGACATGTTCACAGTCGAATCAAGGTGGAGGACTACCGAG TGATAATGCCAGCTTTGCTAGTGCTGAACAAATAATGGCCATC GCTAACTCTGCTGCTTGGGACTGTGTCAATTTTTTACGTGACTTCATCATGTTGGAGCAAGACATGTGTCTGTCACATGTTCCATTGCCCTCCCCTGTTGCTGGTATTTGTTGCAAGGAAGTCAGCGAGATTGATAAGTATATAGTGAAGGACTTGGTGATTCCTAAAGCACAGATACATTGTGAg GCATGGTACACTGTTGGAGTATATTATTTTCAACAAGAAGAATTTGCTGAAGCAGTATATGCTTTTGAGAAGGCCAAGGATTGCTATGAATTATCCAGT GATCCAAAGTGGTTTTCCAGTGACGAATTGAATGGATTTCTGTTGGCCTGCAATTCTTTGTTGACAGATTCATCTACTAACACCAAAGTAACTATGGCCCATGATAATGTACTATTTCAAATGGAACAGCTCAAGCATAGCAACCAATATCAA GATATTCCTCCCATTTTACTTAAAGACAATGTCAGTAAAGAACTCCCCATCTCTTACCGGCAATCGGTTGAACATGAACTTGAAGAATTGCTAGAGAAACAAAAATGTGATGAGCCCAGTGCCAAGAAGCGGAAATTGGAAAGTGAAGCTAATTTGAACAGTGTTTACTGGCAAGTGTGTGCCTGTAATGCATTACGGACAACTATCAATGCAACTCCTTTACCTCAACACCACTGGAAAATACTACGTCAAGGAAGTAATAAAAACTACCAGTTCTTATGTGAG GGGTTAGCATACATCTTGAAGCACTCGAATAATGTTGTTGAATGCAAACTATTAAAGCAGTTCGTTCG GATCTTGTGTACATCAGTTGGTCCTTCCAGTAGTTTACTAAAGCTGCTCCGGAGTTCTACTAGTCCAATTTCTATTACAGGATTAAAG AAACTACAACCAGATGATCACGTGTTCACTGTGAGCAAAGGTCTGTCATTACCAGATGATATGTTGTCCTATCACACTGCTGATGAGGCAAAGTTGATACAAGCTGCTGAACTGGAGAGGAAGATCAGCTCGGCTGTCACTTACAAAGCTGTCCTGCAAGCAGTGACATCTTATTATGAGTTTGTGCCCGAACAACAACATGATACCCTAGCAGCAAGG TGGACTGGTGTTGGATTTGGGCTAGCCACAAGTGACCAGATCAACTCTCCAGCTGTACAGACTAAATGTAATGTACTAATACACCGAGCCCTACAGGCTAGAAATGCTGAG GAATGTAACAAAGCTATGGAGTTCTACACAGCCACGTTGTGGGTGCTGGGACAAAAGTCTAATGCCATCTTGCCCAAGACAAAGGCCATGAAGGAGCCTTACCTTCATGAACAGATACTCACCATGGAGATCAAACATGCGATGCAGCAGTCAAGATCTAGTGCTAATGCAGAAAG ACATGCTCGTCTCATTGACAAGACCAAGGCCTATTACACTCAGAGCAAAACAG atgaGAAGTTAAACTCATATACAATTCAACTGGCCACAGCATTTTTGCTGAACAACAATGAGTTTTCATTCTTAAAATCCTCTGAACCATCTAGTTCAGTGAGCAAG CCTATTGATATGCCACTGATTGCTTCAAGACTGGCGGATGCTGTGCTGCGCATTAAGGAGAGAGAAGACTTGCGGAAACCAGTTAGAGATTTGTTTGAGACTA TTAGTGGAGTGTTTATTCCATCACCTGGCAACACGGAGTCAAGAACAGATACGTTAGAGAAGCACATTAACCTGAG GTCACACTTTGCTGTGTTCGTGGATGCTCTGAAG GAATCTACTTGTCTTTCTCTGTTACTGTCTGCCTTTGGAAGGTTATGGAAGTTGATGAGT AAGACGCAGGAAGACCTCACCAGTGAATTTCCTAATCATTGGCCGACAGCTATTAGCAG CAACACACCAGAGAAATACACAGTGTTTGCTAAGAGCTATTTCCAGCGAATCATGcagcagtcactacagaaaCACCCTGGTCAGGCACTGTGGCATGTGACGAGGGGAGATTATTTCTTTG CAACCAGTGACTATGCAACAGCATTGAAATGCTACATATTGGCGGGTGCTGTGGCTTCATTGTTTTTTGAAAAAGATGTTTCAGCCACTGTTTGGAGCCAACAG ACCTACCAGAGAATGATAGAGTGTTGTCAACAACTGTACTATAGGACCTAC gcTCTGATTTTAACTCAGTGCCTGCAGCCTGTTGATTATGAGTCAGCATTTAAGATCATGAAGAGCTCTAGCAG TGATGATGCTACGGAGACTTGTTTCTGTTACATTTGGGACGTGACCATCTTGGAGTATCTCATTC ATACATTACATAAGAATGGAGAGTTTCACAAGCGAGCTTTAGCG GTGAAAGTTGCTGGACAGCCAGATATCAATATTAACA